In a single window of the Novosphingobium sp. IK01 genome:
- a CDS encoding alpha/beta fold hydrolase, giving the protein MSLLGPTSNTFTSQRLRLHYVDWGNAGKPPLLLIHGGRDHCRSWDWTAEALREDWHVIALDHRGHGDSEWVSDGNYRVMDMVYDVAQLIHQLDLAPVTIVAHSMGAALALRYAGLFPEDVRRLVAIEGIFPTPDWEARMRTVPFARRIRDYIAEKRKAAGRLPRRYATINDAIARMKAQNPYITDTQARHLTIHGINRNEDGTFTWKFDPHLHIEHPYDISQERKQELWEAITCPTLLLNGADSWAGNPVRDGRMKHFRNAEAIEFENAGHWLHHDQFDRFVATLNDFL; this is encoded by the coding sequence ATGAGTTTGCTGGGGCCAACCTCGAACACGTTCACCTCGCAGCGCCTGCGGCTGCACTATGTGGACTGGGGCAATGCCGGAAAGCCGCCGCTCCTGCTCATCCATGGCGGGCGCGACCATTGTCGCAGCTGGGACTGGACGGCGGAGGCCCTGCGCGAGGACTGGCACGTGATCGCGCTCGACCATCGCGGCCATGGCGACAGCGAATGGGTTTCCGATGGCAATTACCGCGTCATGGACATGGTCTATGACGTGGCCCAGTTGATCCACCAGCTCGACCTGGCCCCGGTCACGATCGTGGCCCACTCGATGGGGGCGGCGCTCGCCCTGCGCTATGCCGGGCTGTTCCCCGAGGACGTGCGCAGGCTCGTGGCGATCGAGGGCATCTTCCCCACCCCGGACTGGGAAGCGCGCATGCGCACGGTGCCCTTTGCCCGCCGCATCCGCGACTACATCGCCGAAAAGCGCAAGGCCGCCGGTCGCCTGCCGCGCCGCTATGCCACGATCAACGATGCCATCGCGCGCATGAAGGCCCAGAACCCCTACATCACCGACACCCAGGCCCGGCACCTGACCATCCACGGGATCAACCGCAACGAGGATGGCACTTTCACCTGGAAGTTCGACCCCCACCTCCATATCGAGCACCCCTACGACATCTCGCAGGAGCGCAAGCAGGAACTGTGGGAGGCGATCACCTGCCCGACGCTGCTGCTCAACGGCGCGGATTCGTGGGCCGGGAACCCGGTGCGCGACGGGCGGATGAAGCATTTCCGCAACGCCGAGGCGATCGAGTTCGAGAATGCCGGCCACTGGCTCCATCACGACCAGTTCGACCGCTTCGTCGCCACGCTGAACGATTTCCTCTGA
- a CDS encoding aldose 1-epimerase family protein: protein MTDLVTISAGGLTARIAPLGAELCSLTDADGREWMTDADPAFWTGHAPLLFPIVGALAEGTLRNGEQAHALPRHGFARRSRFETVEQGPDHVRFRLTDSPETRAAYPFAFVLDMAFALDGPTLRMTATVRNPGLEPLPFSFGYHPAFAWPLPGATDRHAHTLTFACEEPGPIRRLRRDTGLMRDASFASPVEGRVLPLHENLFEDDAVIWTDLASRALTYGVKDGPALDLAFPDTPVLGLWQVPGAHYLCIEPWAGHADPDGFAGDIREKPGIVLLSGGESRSFRMDVTVRGG, encoded by the coding sequence ATGACCGATCTCGTCACCATTTCTGCCGGAGGGCTCACGGCCCGTATCGCGCCGCTGGGGGCCGAACTGTGCTCGCTCACCGATGCCGATGGGCGCGAATGGATGACCGACGCCGACCCGGCCTTCTGGACCGGCCATGCCCCGCTGCTGTTCCCCATCGTCGGGGCGCTGGCCGAAGGCACCTTGCGCAATGGAGAGCAGGCCCATGCCCTCCCCCGCCACGGTTTTGCGCGGCGCTCGCGGTTCGAAACGGTCGAGCAGGGCCCCGATCATGTCCGCTTCCGCCTGACCGACAGCCCGGAGACGCGGGCGGCCTATCCGTTCGCCTTCGTGCTCGACATGGCCTTCGCGCTCGACGGGCCGACCTTGCGGATGACGGCCACGGTGCGCAATCCGGGGCTTGAACCGCTGCCGTTCAGTTTCGGCTATCACCCGGCCTTTGCCTGGCCGCTCCCCGGCGCGACGGACAGGCACGCCCACACGCTGACGTTCGCCTGCGAAGAGCCCGGCCCGATCCGCCGCCTGCGCCGCGACACCGGGCTGATGCGCGACGCAAGCTTTGCCAGCCCGGTCGAAGGCCGGGTGCTGCCCTTGCACGAAAACCTGTTCGAGGACGACGCGGTGATCTGGACCGATCTGGCCAGCCGCGCGCTGACGTATGGCGTCAAGGACGGGCCCGCGCTCGACCTGGCCTTTCCCGATACCCCGGTGCTCGGCCTGTGGCAGGTGCCCGGCGCGCACTACCTGTGCATCGAGCCCTGGGCGGGCCATGCCGACCCGGACGGTTTTGCCGGGGACATCCGCGAAAAGCCCGGTATCGTCCTGCTTTCGGGCGGTGAGAGCCGCAGCTTCCGCATGGACGTGACGGTCAGGGGCGGCTAG
- a CDS encoding siderophore-interacting protein gives MPSPASDQIPGQIPDQINAPTIRRLRHETRRRTLAIVSHERLTPSMIRIVAQGADLEGFHSGAPDDHIKVFVPEAGGQMAMRDYTPRHHDAAAQTLTIDFFDHEGGPASDWARAAKVGDPIEIAGPRGSQVIEGPIAHWLLIGDETALPAIGRRIEELPAGTGATVIAAVPGAADEQTFPGQSAHWVHRPAARASDPAPLLDALATVPIAPDTFVWIAAEAGVARALREHLITGRGLDRRWIKAAGYWVAGQADSAVKNLDEAD, from the coding sequence ATGCCCTCTCCCGCTTCCGACCAGATCCCCGGCCAGATCCCAGACCAGATCAATGCCCCGACCATCCGCCGCCTGCGCCACGAAACCCGCCGCCGCACGCTCGCCATCGTCAGCCACGAACGGCTGACCCCCAGCATGATCCGCATCGTCGCGCAGGGGGCCGACCTCGAAGGCTTCCACAGCGGCGCCCCGGACGATCACATCAAGGTCTTCGTGCCCGAAGCGGGCGGCCAGATGGCCATGCGCGACTATACCCCGCGCCACCACGACGCCGCCGCGCAGACCCTCACCATCGACTTCTTCGACCACGAAGGCGGCCCCGCCTCCGACTGGGCCCGCGCGGCCAAAGTGGGCGATCCCATCGAAATCGCCGGGCCGCGCGGCTCGCAGGTGATCGAAGGGCCCATCGCCCACTGGCTGCTGATCGGCGACGAGACCGCCCTGCCCGCCATCGGCCGGCGGATCGAGGAACTCCCCGCAGGGACCGGCGCAACCGTCATCGCCGCGGTCCCCGGTGCGGCCGATGAACAGACCTTCCCCGGCCAGAGCGCGCACTGGGTCCACCGCCCCGCCGCCCGCGCCAGCGATCCCGCCCCCCTGCTCGACGCCCTCGCCACAGTCCCCATCGCGCCGGACACATTCGTGTGGATCGCCGCCGAAGCGGGCGTGGCGCGCGCGCTGCGCGAACACCTGATCACCGGGCGCGGCCTCGACCGACGCTGGATCAAGGCTGCGGGCTACTGGGTCGCCGGACAGGCCGACAGCGCGGTGAAGAACCTCGACGAAGCCGACTGA
- a CDS encoding peptide chain release factor 3 — translation MSNRRTFAIISHPDAGKTTLTEKLLLQGGAIHLAGEVKARGAARRARSDWMKIEQQRGISVTSSVMTFQKDGTVFNLLDTPGHEDFSEDTYRTLTAVDSAIMVIDAAKGIEPQTRKLFEVCRMRSVPIITFVNKVDREGRAVFETLDEVADALALDVSPMSWPVGMGGVFQGVYDFASETIARPEGDSREFLGKRDPAAGAIPDEFLEEIELGREGYPAFDLEAYRHGDLTPVYFGSALKNFGISELIAAIDRYAPPPRPQASDQGIIDPSRPDVTGFVFKVQANMDPQHRDRIAFMRMVSGTFKRGMKLIPSGLGKPIAVHSPILFFAQDREIADSAEAGDIIGIPNHGTLRVGDTLSERNDVRFTGLPNFAPEILRRVVLKDPTKTKQLRKALDDLSEEGVIQVFYPEIGAQWIVGVVGQLQLDVLISRLEAEYKVEAVLEPSPFDTARWVKGTPEALKGFAEFNMSNLARDRDGDPVFMARSAWDVSYQQERNPDLTFSATKER, via the coding sequence ATGTCCAATCGCCGCACCTTTGCCATCATTTCCCACCCCGACGCGGGCAAGACCACGCTGACCGAAAAGCTCCTGCTGCAAGGCGGGGCGATCCATCTGGCCGGCGAGGTCAAGGCACGCGGCGCCGCCCGCCGCGCCCGCTCGGACTGGATGAAGATCGAACAGCAGCGCGGGATCTCGGTCACCTCGTCGGTGATGACCTTCCAGAAGGACGGCACCGTCTTCAACCTGCTCGACACGCCGGGCCACGAGGACTTTTCCGAAGACACCTACCGCACGCTGACCGCCGTCGATTCCGCGATCATGGTGATCGACGCGGCCAAGGGCATCGAGCCGCAGACGCGCAAGCTCTTCGAAGTGTGCCGCATGCGCTCGGTGCCGATCATCACTTTCGTCAACAAGGTCGACCGCGAAGGCCGCGCCGTGTTCGAGACGCTCGATGAAGTGGCCGATGCGCTCGCGCTCGATGTTTCGCCGATGAGCTGGCCGGTCGGCATGGGCGGCGTGTTCCAGGGGGTCTACGACTTCGCGAGCGAGACCATCGCCCGCCCCGAGGGCGACAGCCGCGAGTTCCTGGGCAAGCGCGACCCGGCAGCAGGCGCCATTCCCGACGAGTTCCTCGAAGAAATCGAACTGGGCCGCGAAGGCTATCCCGCGTTCGACCTCGAAGCCTATCGCCATGGCGACCTGACCCCGGTCTATTTCGGATCGGCGCTCAAGAACTTCGGGATTTCCGAGCTGATCGCGGCGATCGACCGCTATGCCCCCCCGCCGCGCCCGCAGGCCAGCGACCAGGGCATCATCGACCCGAGCCGCCCTGACGTGACCGGATTCGTGTTCAAGGTCCAGGCCAACATGGACCCGCAGCACCGCGACCGCATCGCGTTCATGCGCATGGTCTCGGGCACGTTCAAGCGCGGCATGAAGCTGATCCCTTCGGGGCTGGGCAAGCCGATTGCCGTCCACTCGCCGATCCTGTTCTTCGCGCAGGACCGCGAGATCGCCGACAGCGCCGAGGCGGGCGACATCATCGGCATTCCCAACCACGGCACCTTGCGCGTGGGCGATACCCTGTCCGAGCGCAACGACGTGCGCTTCACCGGCCTGCCCAACTTCGCGCCGGAAATCCTGCGCCGCGTGGTCCTCAAGGACCCGACCAAGACCAAGCAATTGCGCAAGGCACTCGACGACCTGTCGGAAGAAGGCGTGATCCAGGTGTTCTACCCGGAAATCGGCGCACAGTGGATCGTGGGCGTGGTCGGCCAGCTCCAGCTCGACGTGCTGATCAGCCGCCTTGAGGCTGAATACAAGGTCGAGGCCGTGCTCGAACCCTCGCCGTTCGACACCGCGCGCTGGGTCAAGGGCACGCCTGAGGCGCTCAAGGGCTTTGCCGAATTCAACATGTCGAATCTCGCCAGGGACCGCGATGGCGATCCGGTATTCATGGCGCGTTCGGCCTGGGATGTTAGCTATCAGCAGGAACGCAACCCCGATCTGACCTTCAGCGCCACCAAGGAGCGCTAG
- a CDS encoding endonuclease/exonuclease/phosphatase family protein: MPGGSKPGPESGHKSGHGPEAPRGLVFASYNIHKGVGADRICDPERILAVLRELDADVIALQEADRRFGTREAVIPHHLLREASPWRAVAPGVIDRARRAGSLGWHGNVILVRREIAVTGCEAVALPTLEPRGAVAVDLAWEGQPVRVIGMHLDLSGLRRRQQVRVACGAAGTGARVLMGDFNEWAPRRGALAAFSDELTVLAPGRSFPARRPLGGLDRIVVSEDWHVEDLGVHHSPLAVMASDHLPVWARLRPKAGWASDLPKK, translated from the coding sequence ATGCCCGGCGGTTCCAAGCCCGGCCCGGAGTCGGGCCACAAATCCGGCCACGGGCCGGAGGCGCCGCGCGGCCTGGTCTTTGCCAGCTACAACATCCACAAGGGCGTGGGCGCCGACCGTATCTGCGATCCCGAGCGCATTCTGGCGGTCCTGCGCGAGCTGGACGCCGACGTGATCGCCCTTCAGGAGGCCGACCGCCGCTTCGGCACGCGCGAGGCCGTGATCCCGCACCATCTCCTGCGCGAGGCGAGCCCGTGGCGGGCCGTGGCCCCCGGCGTGATCGACCGCGCCCGCCGCGCGGGCAGCCTGGGCTGGCATGGCAACGTGATCCTCGTGCGGCGCGAAATCGCGGTCACCGGCTGCGAAGCGGTGGCCCTGCCCACGCTCGAACCGCGCGGTGCGGTGGCCGTCGATCTGGCGTGGGAGGGACAGCCGGTGCGGGTCATCGGCATGCATCTCGATCTTTCGGGGCTGCGCCGCCGCCAGCAGGTGCGCGTGGCCTGCGGGGCGGCGGGCACGGGCGCACGCGTGCTGATGGGGGATTTCAACGAATGGGCCCCCCGGCGCGGGGCGCTGGCGGCCTTTTCGGACGAACTGACCGTGCTGGCGCCGGGGCGCAGTTTCCCGGCCCGCAGGCCGCTGGGCGGGCTCGACCGGATCGTCGTGAGCGAGGACTGGCACGTCGAGGATCTGGGGGTTCACCACAGCCCGCTGGCGGTGATGGCGTCCGATCATCTGCCGGTCTGGGCAAGGCTGCGCCCGAAAGCCGGATGGGCGTCGGACCTGCCCAAAAAATAG
- a CDS encoding P-II family nitrogen regulator gives MKFIIAIIKPFKLDEVRDALSGLGVAGMTVSEVKGFGRQKGQTEIYRGAEYSTNMLPKVKLEIAASDDLAPQIVETIQQTASTEAIGDGKIFVLDLASAVRIRTAESGDMAL, from the coding sequence ATGAAATTCATCATCGCCATCATCAAGCCGTTCAAGCTCGACGAAGTGCGCGACGCACTCTCGGGGCTGGGCGTTGCCGGGATGACGGTGTCCGAAGTGAAGGGATTTGGCCGTCAGAAGGGCCAGACCGAGATCTATCGCGGCGCTGAATATTCCACCAACATGCTTCCCAAGGTGAAGCTCGAAATCGCCGCCAGCGACGACCTGGCGCCGCAGATCGTCGAGACGATCCAGCAGACCGCCAGCACCGAGGCCATCGGCGACGGCAAGATCTTCGTGCTCGATCTCGCTTCGGCCGTGCGTATCCGCACCGCCGAGAGCGGCGACATGGCGCTTTGA
- a CDS encoding GNAT family acetyltransferase, with product MSISILPQIMLREAGPDDAAAVIGLWHAAGLTRPWNDPASDYTLAMDNPAACVFLAQMDGEPAGTIMVGYDGHRGWVYYLGVSPAFQRRGLGRALMHEAEAWLAARACPKLMLMVRHDNLATKAFYAALGYEPQAVETLGRRLDGR from the coding sequence ATGAGCATCTCCATCCTGCCCCAGATCATGCTGCGCGAAGCCGGGCCGGACGACGCTGCGGCGGTGATCGGCCTCTGGCACGCCGCCGGGCTGACCCGCCCGTGGAACGACCCGGCCAGCGACTATACCCTGGCGATGGACAATCCGGCCGCCTGCGTGTTCCTCGCGCAAATGGACGGCGAACCGGCGGGCACCATCATGGTCGGCTATGATGGCCATCGCGGCTGGGTCTATTATCTGGGCGTGTCCCCGGCGTTCCAGCGCCGGGGGCTGGGCCGCGCGCTGATGCACGAGGCCGAAGCCTGGCTTGCCGCGCGCGCCTGTCCCAAGCTGATGCTCATGGTCCGCCACGACAATCTGGCGACAAAAGCCTTCTACGCCGCGCTCGGCTACGAGCCGCAGGCCGTCGAAACCCTCGGGCGCCGTCTCGACGGACGCTAA
- a CDS encoding ammonium transporter translates to MIRKMISGVTAAGLGLGAASAAFAQTGPIKAPTAEQMATMVNKGDVAWMLVSAALVLMMSVPALALFYGGLVRTKNMLSVLMQVLMIVSVAALCWVCWGYSMAFTGGSPYVGGFSKAFLQGVSISTYAATFSNNVYLPEYVYVIFQMTFACITPALIVGAFAERVKFTPLMIFTVLWLTLVYFPMAHMVWYFAGPDFLSDNPSDAGLIYGWGGLDFAGGTVVHINAGIAGLVGCLVIGKRLGYGKEATPPHSLTMTMIGASLLWVGWFGFNAGSGLEANAATSLAFINTFVATAAAAVSWSVIEQVKHGKPSMLGAASGAVAGLVAITPAAGFAAPMGAVILGFIVSPVCFFFVTTVKNALKYDDTLDVFGVHCVGGIVGAIGTAIVADPRLGGQGWIDYTVFPAQPGTYDMVGQLITQIKAVLLTVVLSGGVSAILFIALDKTIGLRPTQEAEREGLDITEHGERAYNM, encoded by the coding sequence ATGATCCGCAAGATGATCAGTGGCGTGACGGCAGCCGGGCTTGGCCTGGGGGCAGCCTCCGCCGCTTTTGCGCAGACCGGGCCGATCAAGGCCCCGACCGCCGAACAGATGGCCACCATGGTCAACAAGGGCGACGTGGCCTGGATGCTGGTCTCGGCCGCCCTGGTCCTGATGATGAGCGTTCCCGCGCTGGCGCTGTTCTACGGCGGCCTCGTGCGTACCAAGAACATGCTCTCGGTCCTCATGCAGGTGCTGATGATCGTTTCGGTCGCCGCGCTGTGCTGGGTCTGCTGGGGCTACTCGATGGCCTTCACCGGCGGCTCGCCCTATGTCGGCGGCTTCTCGAAGGCCTTCCTCCAGGGCGTCTCGATCTCGACCTATGCGGCGACGTTCTCGAACAACGTCTACCTGCCCGAATATGTCTACGTCATCTTCCAGATGACCTTCGCGTGCATCACCCCGGCGCTGATCGTGGGCGCCTTTGCCGAGCGCGTGAAGTTCACCCCGCTGATGATCTTCACCGTCCTGTGGCTGACGCTGGTCTACTTCCCGATGGCCCACATGGTGTGGTACTTCGCCGGTCCCGACTTCCTGTCGGACAACCCGAGCGACGCCGGCCTGATCTATGGCTGGGGCGGCCTCGACTTCGCGGGCGGCACCGTCGTCCACATCAATGCGGGCATCGCCGGTCTGGTCGGCTGCCTCGTGATCGGCAAGCGCCTTGGCTATGGCAAGGAAGCCACCCCGCCCCACTCGCTGACCATGACCATGATCGGCGCCTCGCTGCTGTGGGTGGGCTGGTTCGGTTTCAACGCCGGTTCGGGCCTTGAAGCCAACGCCGCCACCAGCCTCGCCTTCATCAACACCTTCGTCGCCACCGCCGCTGCCGCCGTCTCGTGGTCGGTCATCGAGCAGGTCAAGCATGGCAAGCCTTCGATGCTGGGCGCCGCCTCGGGTGCCGTCGCGGGCCTCGTCGCGATCACCCCGGCGGCCGGTTTCGCTGCTCCGATGGGCGCGGTGATCCTCGGCTTCATCGTCTCGCCGGTCTGCTTCTTCTTCGTCACCACCGTCAAGAACGCCCTCAAGTACGACGACACGCTCGACGTCTTCGGCGTGCACTGCGTGGGCGGGATCGTGGGCGCCATCGGCACGGCCATCGTCGCCGACCCGCGCCTGGGTGGCCAGGGCTGGATCGACTACACCGTGTTCCCCGCCCAACCGGGCACCTACGACATGGTTGGCCAGCTGATCACCCAGATCAAGGCGGTCCTGCTGACCGTGGTGCTCTCGGGCGGTGTCTCGGCGATCCTGTTCATCGCGCTGGACAAGACCATCGGCCTGCGTCCGACGCAGGAAGCCGAGCGCGAAGGCCTCGACATCACCGAACACGGCGAACGCGCCTACAACATGTAA